The Sphingopyxis fribergensis genome contains a region encoding:
- the recG gene encoding ATP-dependent DNA helicase RecG: MRPEILNPLFAALTDLKGVGPQLAKPLTRLGLERVVDVLFHLPTGLISRFPVERLDQAQAGQTIIVELTAQDYRAGRSPRAPFGVEAFDDAGDHVRLVYFGRTSGLARKLFPLGEKRRVSGRLDLYGDMRQIVHPDQVVEPGDEAGIAEHEAVYPLTEGLTNARLSQLGQIALERRPELAEWIDAPLLASRNWPAWCEAMERAHASPRDEAARDRLAYDEIFASQVALMLIRQGLRTRKGRPIVGDGRLTEALKLPFGLTGAQERVGREIAGDMAQDTPMLRMLQGDVGSGKTLVALRAMLAAVEAGTQAALLAPTEILARQHFATLQRMLAGLPVNLAILTGRDKGKARESTLMGLADGSIDILIGTHAIFQQAVTYRDLALVVVDEQHRFGVAQRLMLTQKAARPPHLLVMTATPIPRTLQLANHGEMDVSQIDEMPPGRTPIDTRVVSVDRLDEVVDGLDRHLASGAQAYWVCPLVAESEISELAAAEERAGLLRARLGEKRVGLVHGRMKGPEKDDVMARFQAGEIGVLVATTVIEVGVDVPAASLMIVEHADRFGLAQLHQLRGRVGRGTAKSVCLLLRSQNLSETARERLALMRDTNDGFVIAEKDLELRGGGELLGLKQSGDADYRLAAPEQLVRLLPVAHDDARLFVERDGGMDGARAEAVRLCLYLFERDAAVPLLRSG, from the coding sequence ATGCGACCCGAAATCCTCAATCCGCTCTTTGCTGCGCTCACCGACCTGAAAGGCGTCGGACCGCAGCTCGCCAAGCCGCTGACGCGGCTGGGATTGGAGCGCGTCGTCGACGTGCTGTTCCATTTGCCGACCGGATTGATCTCGCGCTTCCCAGTCGAGCGGCTCGACCAGGCGCAGGCGGGGCAGACGATCATCGTCGAATTGACCGCGCAGGATTATCGCGCGGGCAGGTCGCCCCGAGCCCCGTTCGGAGTCGAGGCGTTCGACGATGCGGGCGACCATGTCCGGCTCGTCTATTTCGGGCGGACGTCAGGGCTCGCGCGCAAACTCTTTCCCCTGGGCGAGAAGCGCCGTGTCTCGGGCCGGCTCGACCTCTATGGCGACATGCGACAGATCGTGCATCCCGATCAGGTCGTCGAGCCGGGCGACGAGGCGGGGATCGCCGAGCATGAGGCCGTGTATCCGCTGACCGAAGGGCTCACCAACGCGCGACTGTCGCAGCTGGGGCAGATCGCGCTCGAACGGCGTCCCGAGCTTGCCGAATGGATCGACGCGCCGTTGCTCGCCAGCCGGAACTGGCCCGCGTGGTGCGAGGCGATGGAACGCGCGCATGCGAGCCCGCGCGACGAAGCGGCGCGCGACCGGCTGGCTTACGACGAGATTTTTGCCAGCCAGGTCGCGTTAATGCTGATCCGCCAGGGCCTTCGCACGCGCAAGGGCCGCCCGATCGTCGGCGACGGTCGGCTGACCGAGGCGCTCAAGCTGCCGTTCGGGCTGACCGGAGCGCAGGAGCGCGTCGGGCGCGAGATCGCAGGCGACATGGCGCAGGACACGCCGATGCTGCGAATGCTGCAGGGCGATGTGGGGTCGGGCAAAACGCTCGTCGCGCTGCGCGCGATGCTGGCGGCGGTTGAGGCAGGGACCCAAGCGGCATTGCTTGCGCCGACCGAAATCCTCGCGCGCCAGCATTTTGCTACATTGCAACGGATGCTCGCGGGCCTGCCGGTGAACCTCGCGATCCTGACCGGGCGCGACAAGGGGAAGGCCCGCGAATCGACGCTGATGGGGCTTGCCGACGGCAGCATCGATATCCTCATAGGCACCCATGCGATTTTCCAGCAGGCGGTGACGTACAGGGATCTCGCGCTCGTCGTCGTCGACGAACAGCATCGCTTCGGCGTCGCGCAGCGGTTGATGCTCACGCAAAAGGCCGCCCGCCCGCCGCACCTGCTGGTGATGACCGCAACCCCGATCCCGCGCACGCTGCAACTCGCCAATCACGGCGAAATGGACGTATCGCAAATCGACGAGATGCCGCCAGGGCGCACGCCAATCGATACGCGCGTCGTTTCGGTCGATCGGCTCGACGAGGTCGTCGATGGGCTCGACCGCCATTTGGCGAGCGGCGCGCAGGCCTATTGGGTCTGCCCGCTCGTTGCCGAGAGCGAGATCAGCGAGCTTGCGGCGGCCGAGGAGCGCGCGGGCCTGCTGCGCGCGCGGCTGGGTGAAAAACGTGTCGGACTGGTGCATGGGCGGATGAAGGGGCCGGAGAAGGATGACGTCATGGCGCGCTTCCAGGCGGGCGAAATCGGCGTCCTCGTCGCGACGACAGTGATCGAGGTCGGCGTCGATGTCCCCGCCGCCAGCCTGATGATCGTCGAACATGCCGACCGCTTCGGGCTCGCCCAGCTCCACCAGCTGCGCGGCCGCGTCGGGCGCGGCACCGCGAAGTCGGTGTGCCTGCTGCTCCGCTCGCAGAATCTGTCGGAAACCGCGCGCGAGCGGCTCGCGCTGATGCGCGATACGAACGACGGTTTCGTAATTGCCGAAAAAGATCTCGAACTACGCGGTGGCGGCGAACTGCTCGGACTCAAACAATCGGGCGATGCCGACTACCGGCTCGCGGCACCCGAACAACTCGTCCGTCTGCTGCCCGTGGCGCACGACGACGCACGCCTATTTGTCGAGCGCGATGGCGGAATGGACGGCGCACGCGCGGAAGCGGTGCGGCTCTGCCTGTATCTGTTCGAACGCGACGCGGCGGTGCCGCTGTTGCGGAGTGGTTAG
- a CDS encoding DOMON-like domain-containing protein, with protein MRKELICHPATPGKAVRAVAVEVSLSFEDGFALRFIVDGAIAALVLPDGQGELVIADSATDGLWESTCFEAFLTEEGEPDYTEFNYGPDGRWACYQFDDYRSLLRADDLAPWKMAAEKDDQSYALRVEPGIFPDNGAKLALSAVIEEVDGTKSYWALAHPPGKPDFHHPDCFALTLGAPDAA; from the coding sequence ATGCGCAAAGAGCTGATCTGTCACCCGGCGACGCCGGGGAAGGCCGTGCGCGCGGTCGCGGTCGAGGTCAGCCTGTCGTTCGAGGACGGTTTTGCGCTGCGCTTCATCGTCGACGGTGCGATCGCCGCGCTGGTTCTGCCCGACGGGCAGGGCGAACTTGTCATCGCCGACAGTGCAACCGATGGATTGTGGGAAAGCACCTGCTTCGAAGCCTTTTTGACCGAGGAAGGCGAACCCGATTACACCGAGTTCAATTATGGCCCCGACGGGCGGTGGGCCTGTTACCAGTTCGACGATTATCGCTCGCTGCTGCGTGCCGACGATCTCGCGCCGTGGAAAATGGCGGCGGAGAAGGACGATCAAAGCTATGCGCTGCGCGTCGAACCCGGCATCTTTCCCGACAATGGAGCCAAGCTCGCGCTGTCGGCGGTGATCGAGGAAGTCGACGGCACCAAAAGCTATTGGGCGCTGGCGCACCCGCCGGGCAAGCCCGACTTCCATCATCCCGATTGCTTTGCGCTGACGCTTGGGGCACCCGACGCGGCATGA
- a CDS encoding exo-beta-N-acetylmuramidase NamZ family protein, with translation MTVLFGIDRLLADSALRKPLEGKRVALLAHPASVAADLTHSVDALVAAGLDITAVFGPQHGVRGDLQDNMMESPDFTDPVYGMPVFSLYGEVRRPSGQSMHTFDVMLVDLQDLGCRIYTYVTTLLYILEAAAQHGKAVWVLDRPNPAGRPVEGTLLQPGWESFVGAGPMVMRHGMTMGEMGHWFIRHFGLDVDYRVIGMEGWDPKGPGFGWPEGRVWINPSPNAANVNMARAYAGTVMVEGATLSEGRGTTRPLELFGAPDIDAKAVIAEMQRLAPQWLGGCRLRDIWFQPTFHKHVGQLSSGVHIHADGPWYDDAAFQPWRVQALGFKAIRSLYPDYPIWRGKDFKYEYTDDVLAIDVINGGPGLREWVDDAGAVAGDLDALAMPDEAAWRDEIADLLIY, from the coding sequence ATGACTGTTCTTTTCGGTATCGACCGCCTGCTCGCCGACTCGGCGCTCCGCAAACCGCTCGAAGGCAAGCGCGTCGCGCTACTCGCGCACCCCGCATCGGTCGCTGCCGACCTGACGCACAGCGTCGACGCGCTCGTTGCTGCGGGGCTCGATATCACTGCGGTCTTCGGGCCGCAGCATGGCGTGCGCGGCGACCTTCAGGACAATATGATGGAGTCGCCCGACTTCACCGACCCGGTCTATGGCATGCCGGTGTTCAGCCTCTATGGCGAGGTGCGGCGGCCGTCGGGTCAGTCGATGCACACCTTCGACGTGATGCTGGTCGATCTGCAAGACCTCGGCTGCCGCATCTACACCTATGTCACGACGCTCCTGTATATACTCGAGGCTGCGGCGCAGCATGGCAAGGCGGTGTGGGTGCTCGACCGGCCCAATCCGGCGGGGCGCCCCGTCGAGGGCACTTTGTTGCAGCCCGGCTGGGAAAGCTTCGTCGGCGCGGGACCGATGGTGATGCGCCACGGGATGACGATGGGCGAGATGGGGCATTGGTTCATTCGCCACTTCGGGCTCGACGTCGATTATCGCGTTATCGGGATGGAGGGCTGGGACCCGAAAGGCCCCGGCTTCGGCTGGCCGGAGGGCCGCGTATGGATCAACCCCAGCCCGAACGCCGCGAACGTCAACATGGCGCGCGCCTATGCCGGCACGGTGATGGTCGAAGGCGCGACCTTGAGCGAGGGCAGGGGTACGACGCGCCCGCTCGAACTCTTCGGCGCCCCCGACATCGACGCCAAGGCGGTGATCGCGGAAATGCAGCGCCTCGCGCCGCAATGGCTCGGCGGGTGCAGGTTGCGCGATATCTGGTTCCAGCCGACCTTTCACAAGCATGTCGGGCAACTGAGCAGTGGCGTGCATATCCACGCCGACGGGCCGTGGTACGACGATGCTGCGTTCCAGCCGTGGCGGGTGCAGGCGTTGGGCTTCAAGGCGATCCGCAGCCTCTATCCGGACTATCCGATCTGGCGCGGGAAGGATTTCAAATATGAATATACCGACGATGTGCTCGCGATCGACGTGATCAACGGCGGTCCGGGCCTGCGCGAGTGGGTCGACGATGCGGGCGCGGTGGCGGGCGATCTCGATGCACTGGCGATGCCCGACGAGGCGGCGTGGCGGGACGAGATTGCCGATCTGCTGATTTATTGA
- the tyrS gene encoding tyrosine--tRNA ligase has product MTSYKSDLLRLLDERGYIHQTTDAEGLDALAAKQVVPGYIGFDATAPSLHVGSLVQIMMLRRLQQTGHKPVVLMGGGTTRIGDPTGRDESRKMLSDATIAANIASIFSIFQQYLTFGDGPTDAVMVDNQDWLGKLGYIELLQEVGTHFTINRMMTFDSVKLRLEREQPMTFLEFNYMILQGYDFRHLSKDMGVRLQMGGSDQWGNIVNGMELGRRMDGADLYGLTTPLLTTAAGAKMGKTAAGAVWLNPAQLSHFDYWQYWRNCDDRDVGKFLKLFTDLPMDEIARLEALEGAEINEAKKILANEATAMCRGADAAKAAAETATQTFEKGQIGGDLPQAVAPAEGISVVDALRELGFAGSNKEARRKLEEGAVKVDGAVVRDPQQLIQPGADPVPLSLGSKKHGLVIR; this is encoded by the coding sequence ATGACCAGTTACAAATCCGACCTGCTGCGCCTGCTCGACGAGCGAGGCTATATCCATCAGACGACCGACGCGGAAGGGCTCGATGCGCTTGCCGCGAAACAGGTCGTGCCGGGATATATCGGCTTCGACGCGACCGCGCCCAGCCTGCATGTCGGCAGCCTCGTCCAGATCATGATGCTGCGCCGCCTGCAACAGACGGGGCACAAGCCCGTCGTGCTGATGGGCGGCGGAACCACGCGGATCGGCGACCCGACCGGCCGCGACGAAAGCCGCAAGATGCTATCGGACGCGACGATCGCCGCGAACATCGCCTCGATCTTCAGCATCTTTCAGCAATATCTGACCTTTGGCGACGGCCCGACCGATGCGGTGATGGTCGACAATCAGGATTGGCTGGGCAAGCTCGGTTATATCGAGCTGCTGCAGGAAGTCGGCACGCACTTCACGATCAACCGCATGATGACCTTTGATTCGGTCAAGCTGCGGCTCGAGCGCGAACAGCCGATGACCTTCCTCGAATTCAATTACATGATCCTGCAAGGCTATGATTTCCGGCACCTGTCGAAGGACATGGGCGTCCGTCTGCAGATGGGCGGATCGGACCAGTGGGGCAATATCGTCAACGGCATGGAGCTTGGCCGTCGGATGGATGGCGCCGATTTGTATGGCCTGACGACTCCGCTGCTGACCACCGCCGCGGGGGCCAAAATGGGCAAAACCGCCGCTGGAGCCGTGTGGCTTAATCCCGCACAACTGTCCCATTTTGACTATTGGCAATATTGGCGCAACTGCGACGACCGCGACGTCGGCAAGTTCCTGAAGCTGTTCACCGACCTGCCGATGGACGAGATCGCGCGATTGGAAGCGCTCGAAGGCGCCGAGATCAACGAGGCGAAAAAGATCCTCGCCAACGAAGCGACCGCGATGTGCCGCGGCGCGGACGCCGCGAAGGCCGCCGCCGAGACCGCGACGCAAACCTTTGAAAAGGGACAGATCGGTGGCGACCTTCCGCAGGCCGTCGCGCCCGCCGAAGGGATCAGCGTTGTCGATGCCTTGCGCGAACTGGGCTTTGCAGGGTCGAACAAGGAGGCGCGCCGCAAGCTCGAAGAGGGCGCGGTGAAGGTCGATGGCGCAGTCGTTCGCGACCCGCAGCAGCTGATCCAGCCGGGCGCCGATCCCGTGCCGCTCAGCCTCGGATCAAAAAAACATGGCCTTGTGATCCGGTAA
- a CDS encoding GGDEF domain-containing phosphodiesterase — MNRLSESLSACARKIEALHARHDADAGVILVQVDQMARINNSAGKATGDSVLDEIGRRLESFASDEFGQGSCVDRLEGPRFLIVPSTPLSLGALRAQERALHVALAEPIVGDPNGRLSIRIAAALITRDESVAEQLRHAGDQLSRPASARDGVMVHAALSRNEVVIHYQPQYDVATGEMTGVEALLRWQHPELGLLGAGPLVTAARAARLECELTEHAHRVALAEMANWPKALAKLRVSLNITAADLGDPEFAGRFAAMAKAAKVDPDRLTLELTEQAMLSDPASAADQLAQIRALGVAVAIDDFGTGYSSLSLLARLPIDYLKIDSGFTRTIDGSDRDRIVVRAIVDLARALGLLVVAEGIENERQLTRLSELRVATWQGFLKSGPVPADQLLALME; from the coding sequence ATGAATCGCCTGTCCGAATCCCTTTCCGCCTGCGCCCGCAAAATCGAAGCCCTGCACGCGCGGCACGATGCCGACGCGGGCGTCATTCTGGTCCAGGTCGACCAGATGGCGCGCATCAACAACAGCGCGGGGAAGGCGACGGGCGATTCGGTGCTCGACGAGATCGGACGCCGGCTCGAAAGTTTCGCGAGCGACGAATTCGGGCAGGGATCGTGCGTCGACCGCCTTGAGGGTCCGCGCTTCCTGATCGTCCCGTCGACACCGCTGTCGCTCGGCGCGCTTCGCGCCCAGGAACGCGCGCTGCACGTCGCGCTCGCCGAGCCGATCGTCGGCGATCCGAACGGCCGCCTGTCTATCCGCATCGCCGCGGCGCTGATCACGCGCGACGAATCGGTCGCCGAACAGCTTCGCCATGCCGGTGATCAGCTGTCGCGGCCGGCCTCGGCACGCGACGGGGTGATGGTCCACGCCGCGCTGTCGCGGAATGAGGTCGTGATCCATTACCAGCCGCAATATGACGTCGCGACCGGTGAAATGACGGGGGTCGAGGCGCTGCTGCGCTGGCAGCATCCCGAACTCGGCCTGCTAGGCGCCGGGCCGCTGGTCACCGCGGCGCGCGCGGCGCGGCTCGAATGCGAGCTTACCGAACATGCGCACCGCGTCGCGCTCGCCGAAATGGCGAACTGGCCCAAGGCGCTAGCCAAGCTGCGCGTCTCGCTCAACATCACCGCCGCCGATCTGGGCGATCCCGAATTCGCGGGACGTTTCGCCGCGATGGCAAAAGCCGCGAAGGTCGACCCCGACCGGTTGACGCTCGAACTGACCGAACAGGCGATGCTGAGCGACCCAGCGAGCGCCGCCGACCAACTTGCGCAGATCCGCGCGCTTGGCGTCGCGGTCGCGATCGATGATTTCGGCACCGGCTATTCCAGCCTGTCGCTGCTGGCACGGCTGCCGATCGACTATCTCAAGATCGACAGCGGCTTTACCCGCACGATCGACGGCAGCGATCGCGACCGCATCGTCGTGCGCGCGATCGTCGACCTCGCGCGCGCTCTGGGGTTGCTGGTGGTGGCCGAGGGCATCGAGAATGAGCGTCAGCTGACGCGCCTGTCCGAACTGCGCGTCGCGACGTGGCAGGGCTTCCTGAAGTCGGGGCCGGTGCCGGCGGATCAACTGCTGGCGTTGATGGAATAG
- the mfd gene encoding transcription-repair coupling factor, translating into MTIPAADIFAAIGSAPTPLTLARAADGFLPLLLADLARASDKRLVYVATDDSAMQAIADAAPFFAPDLAVHRFPAWDCLPYDRAGPSMRVSADRLATLSALQLPPKRGELILTTVAAITQRTLTPFRIRQLATTLAAGQRIDRDALAELLVSNGFSRVDTVADQGEFAVRGGILDLFPAGEETGLRVDFFGDEIESIRRFDPADQRSLGPAKALQLLPASETLLDEATIKRFRSAYRDLFGGQSTGDPLYQAVSEGRRQAGMDHWLPLFEERLATLFDHIDPATPVLRGHRTEATAETRFAAISDYHANRVAAERESPGSYRPLTPETLYLAEHEWAGASSDRPIHIVTPFDVPPSATVVDLETFAARDFTPERTADLNVYDKVADHLSDERRKGRRTIIASYSGGARERLSGLLRDHGVTSLAPADSWQEALGTASAESGGATAMVVLPLDHGFASDAISLLTEQDILGERLVRRQKRRKSADAFLAELATLSVGDLVVHLDHGIGRYEGLTQIPVGSSPHDCVALTYAGGDKLYVPVENLDVLSRYGGESDGVALDRLGGEAWQRRKARMKERIREIAGELLATAAQRALRSGELLAQDAAYPAFADRFPYQETDDQDRAIGDVLADMASGRPMDRLVCGDVGFGKTEVALRAAFVAAMAGVQVAVVVPTTLLARQHYTNFVERFKGFPVNIGRLSRLVPAGEAQKTREGLESGHIDIVVGTHAVIAKSVEFKNLGLVIVDEEQRFGVVHKERLKQLKTDVHVLTLTATPIPRTLQMAMSGLRELSVIQTPPVDRLAVRTYVAPWDPVVLREALLREHDRGGQSFFVVPRIKDLPDIEEFLRNRVPEIKYVVAHGQMTPTEVEDRMSAFYDRKYDVLLSTTIVESGLDIPSANTLIIHRADRFGLAQLYQLRGRVGRSKTRAYAYLTTPEHGAITDTAEKRLKLLGDLDTLGAGFQLASHDLDIRGAGNLVGDEQSGHIREVGFELYQSMLEEAILVAKAEGAGKLPPREALSPTITVDAPILIPEDYVPDLPLRMALYRRLNDAEDRPALDAFAAEMIDRFGPLPPETANLVQLMEIKANAKLAGIAKLDVGTKGALVSFHGDQFANVPGLIAYVERLKGRARLRPDNKLSISGDWVSTGARLNGALQLSKGLGKLAKQVA; encoded by the coding sequence ATGACGATTCCCGCCGCCGACATTTTCGCCGCGATCGGATCGGCGCCGACTCCGCTGACGCTGGCGCGCGCAGCCGACGGCTTCCTGCCGCTGCTCCTCGCCGACCTGGCGCGCGCAAGCGACAAGCGCCTCGTCTATGTCGCGACCGACGATAGCGCGATGCAGGCGATCGCCGACGCCGCGCCCTTCTTCGCCCCCGACCTTGCCGTCCACCGCTTTCCGGCGTGGGATTGCCTTCCTTACGATCGCGCCGGACCGTCGATGCGCGTCAGCGCCGACCGGCTTGCGACGCTCTCCGCGCTGCAACTGCCGCCGAAACGGGGCGAACTGATCCTGACCACCGTCGCCGCGATCACTCAGCGCACGCTGACGCCCTTCCGCATCCGCCAGCTCGCCACGACGCTCGCGGCGGGGCAGCGGATCGACCGCGACGCGCTTGCCGAACTGCTCGTCTCGAACGGCTTCAGCCGCGTCGACACCGTCGCCGATCAGGGCGAGTTCGCAGTGCGCGGCGGTATCCTCGATCTCTTCCCCGCCGGCGAAGAAACGGGCCTGCGCGTCGATTTCTTCGGCGACGAGATCGAGAGCATCCGCCGCTTCGACCCCGCCGACCAACGCAGCCTCGGCCCCGCCAAGGCGTTGCAGCTTCTCCCGGCATCCGAGACCTTGCTCGACGAAGCGACGATCAAGCGGTTCCGCTCGGCCTATCGCGACCTGTTCGGCGGCCAGTCGACGGGCGACCCGCTGTATCAGGCAGTGAGTGAGGGCCGACGGCAGGCGGGCATGGACCATTGGTTGCCGCTGTTCGAGGAACGATTGGCAACTTTGTTCGACCATATCGATCCCGCAACTCCCGTGCTGCGCGGCCACCGCACCGAGGCGACCGCCGAGACGCGTTTCGCAGCAATCAGCGACTATCACGCCAACCGCGTTGCCGCCGAACGCGAATCGCCGGGCAGCTATCGCCCGCTGACGCCCGAGACGCTCTATTTGGCCGAACACGAATGGGCCGGAGCCTCGTCGGATCGCCCAATCCATATCGTCACCCCCTTCGACGTGCCCCCAAGCGCAACGGTGGTCGACCTCGAAACCTTCGCCGCGCGCGATTTCACCCCCGAGCGCACTGCCGACCTCAACGTCTATGACAAGGTTGCCGACCATCTGTCGGACGAGCGGCGCAAGGGCCGGCGTACAATCATCGCCAGCTATTCGGGCGGCGCGCGCGAGCGCCTGTCGGGGCTGCTGCGCGACCATGGCGTCACTTCGCTCGCCCCCGCCGACAGCTGGCAGGAGGCGCTCGGCACCGCCTCGGCGGAAAGCGGCGGCGCGACCGCGATGGTCGTCCTGCCGCTCGACCATGGCTTTGCGAGCGACGCGATCAGCCTGCTTACCGAACAAGATATCCTCGGCGAGCGTCTCGTCCGGCGGCAGAAGCGCCGCAAGAGCGCCGATGCGTTTCTGGCGGAACTCGCGACGCTCAGCGTCGGCGACCTTGTTGTCCATCTCGATCACGGCATCGGGCGATATGAGGGACTGACCCAGATCCCGGTCGGGAGCAGCCCGCACGATTGCGTCGCGCTCACCTACGCCGGCGGCGACAAGCTGTACGTCCCCGTCGAAAATCTCGATGTCCTCTCGCGCTATGGCGGCGAGAGCGACGGCGTCGCGCTCGATCGGCTCGGCGGCGAAGCCTGGCAGCGCCGCAAGGCGCGGATGAAGGAGCGCATCCGCGAGATCGCGGGCGAGCTGCTCGCAACCGCGGCGCAGCGCGCTTTGCGCTCGGGCGAACTACTCGCGCAGGATGCCGCCTATCCCGCGTTCGCCGACCGCTTCCCCTATCAGGAAACTGACGATCAGGACCGCGCGATCGGCGATGTGCTCGCCGACATGGCATCGGGCCGCCCGATGGACCGGCTCGTTTGCGGCGACGTCGGGTTCGGCAAGACCGAGGTCGCGCTCCGCGCCGCCTTCGTCGCGGCGATGGCCGGGGTGCAGGTTGCGGTGGTCGTGCCGACGACTTTGCTCGCACGCCAGCATTACACGAATTTCGTCGAGCGTTTCAAAGGCTTCCCGGTCAACATCGGCCGCCTCTCTCGCCTAGTTCCGGCAGGTGAAGCGCAAAAGACGCGCGAAGGGCTCGAAAGCGGTCATATCGACATCGTCGTCGGCACCCATGCTGTGATCGCGAAATCGGTCGAGTTCAAGAATCTCGGCCTCGTCATCGTCGACGAAGAGCAGCGTTTCGGGGTCGTGCACAAGGAGCGGCTGAAGCAGCTCAAGACCGACGTCCACGTCCTGACCCTCACCGCGACACCGATCCCGCGCACGTTGCAGATGGCGATGTCGGGCTTGCGCGAACTCAGTGTCATCCAGACGCCGCCGGTCGACCGCCTCGCGGTCCGCACCTATGTGGCGCCGTGGGATCCCGTGGTGCTCCGCGAAGCCTTGCTGCGCGAGCATGACCGCGGCGGACAGAGCTTCTTCGTCGTGCCGCGGATCAAGGATCTGCCCGACATCGAGGAATTCTTGCGCAACCGCGTGCCCGAAATCAAATATGTCGTCGCGCATGGCCAGATGACCCCGACCGAGGTCGAGGACCGGATGAGCGCCTTCTACGACCGCAAATATGACGTGCTGCTGTCGACGACGATCGTCGAAAGCGGGCTCGATATCCCGAGCGCCAACACGCTGATCATCCACCGCGCCGACCGCTTCGGCCTCGCACAGCTCTATCAGCTGCGCGGGCGCGTCGGCCGATCGAAGACGCGCGCCTATGCCTATCTCACGACCCCCGAGCATGGCGCGATCACCGATACCGCCGAAAAGCGGCTGAAGCTGCTCGGCGATCTCGACACATTGGGCGCGGGTTTCCAGCTGGCGAGCCACGACCTCGACATTCGCGGCGCGGGCAATCTCGTCGGCGACGAGCAGTCGGGGCATATCCGCGAAGTCGGTTTCGAACTTTATCAGTCGATGCTCGAGGAGGCGATTTTAGTGGCAAAGGCCGAGGGTGCTGGAAAGCTGCCGCCGCGCGAAGCCTTGTCGCCCACGATCACCGTCGACGCGCCGATCCTGATCCCCGAGGATTATGTCCCCGACCTACCGCTGCGCATGGCGCTCTATCGCCGCCTCAACGACGCCGAGGATCGTCCGGCGCTCGATGCCTTCGCGGCCGAGATGATCGACCGTTTTGGGCCGCTGCCGCCCGAAACCGCGAACCTTGTGCAGCTGATGGAGATCAAGGCAAACGCGAAGCTCGCGGGGATCGCCAAACTCGATGTCGGCACCAAGGGCGCGCTCGTCAGCTTCCACGGCGACCAGTTCGCCAATGTCCCCGGGCTGATCGCCTATGTCGAACGGCTGAAGGGCCGCGCGCGCCTTCGCCCCGACAACAAATTGTCGATCAGCGGCGACTGGGTGAGCACGGGTGCGCGATTGAACGGCGCGCTCCAGCTATCGAAGGGATTGGGCAAGCTGGCGAAGCAGGTGGCGTAA
- a CDS encoding succinate dehydrogenase assembly factor 2 yields MQDRLKRLKFRAWHRGTREADYMIGGFFDRYSAGWSEEEIAWYEIVVEEDDVDIMAWALGTGQPPPHLDRPEMIAAMRRLDYIPLP; encoded by the coding sequence ATGCAAGACCGCCTCAAACGCCTGAAATTCCGTGCCTGGCACCGCGGCACGCGCGAGGCCGACTATATGATCGGCGGCTTTTTCGACCGCTATTCGGCGGGTTGGAGCGAGGAAGAGATCGCCTGGTACGAGATCGTCGTCGAGGAAGATGATGTCGACATCATGGCGTGGGCGCTGGGCACCGGTCAGCCGCCCCCCCATCTCGATCGACCCGAGATGATCGCCGCGATGCGCCGCCTGGACTATATCCCGCTGCCATGA
- a CDS encoding PilZ domain-containing protein, with translation MRKIDTSKAHYVGLDQRIAPRSDVYCRLPFVMPDGRQEMCTCVNISADGMLMRFERGLEIGDLVVFRMPIVGRIAAKVVWSIGGKTGVQFDKSISVEDYLPMIRAMGARGDVN, from the coding sequence ATGCGCAAGATCGACACCAGCAAGGCCCACTATGTAGGCCTCGACCAGCGGATCGCTCCGCGTAGCGACGTCTATTGCCGCCTGCCCTTCGTCATGCCCGACGGACGGCAGGAAATGTGCACCTGCGTCAACATCAGCGCCGACGGCATGCTGATGCGTTTCGAACGCGGGCTGGAGATCGGCGATCTCGTCGTATTCCGCATGCCGATCGTCGGCCGCATCGCGGCCAAGGTCGTCTGGTCGATCGGCGGCAAGACCGGCGTGCAGTTCGACAAGTCGATTTCGGTCGAGGATTATCTGCCGATGATCCGCGCCATGGGCGCGCGGGGCGACGTCAACTAA